AACGATAATACCGATTTGTTGCGATGCTCCGTATTCTGTAAGGCTGGAGAGAGATTCCACAACGGCGCTGGCTACCTCATCTTCGGAACCTGTTCCATAAGCATTGACCCTGATTGAGTGGCAACCTAGATATTTGGCGGCATCAACCCAGCGATGGTGGTTTTCAACGGCCTTTTTTCTCTTTGCCGGATCCTGGTCACCAAGGTTCCCCTGGCCGTCAATCATGATAAGTACATTGGTTACCCCGTTGTCGCGGGTGCGTTTCAGAAGCTCATTCAGGTAAGCCTCGTCGGTTGATTTAAAGAAGGTGCTCACATATTCAACTCCTTCAATACCGAATTTTTGTTTTGCCATCACCGGAAAATCAAGATGATCCATTTTTTTGCCGAAAAGGGCTTTATGCAGTGACCATTCTGCCAGCGATATTCTGAAAAACAGGTTTTGTCTGCTTCCGGTGGCTTGCAAAACCGATGGAAGAAATGCCAGCCCTGCCGAAGTTAGCAGGACATCTTTCATGAATTTTCTGCGGTTAGTATTCATATGTCAGTCAGTTTTAGATAGGAGCGAATGTAAGAAATATGCATGGAATTAGAGCAATCTTAAAAGAAAAACACGCGCATTTTAGCAACGCGCGTGTTTTTTTATTCACAGGTCGGTTTTGGTCAGTATCAGAGGGGTTTGATTTTGATATTCCTGAACCATACATCATTACCATGGTCCTGGAGGCCGATGTATCCTTCACGGATTTTGCCGAATTCAGGAAAATCCTTGAATTTGCTTTCCTTGATCATCTTCTCCCAGTCGGGTGTACCGAGGTGGAATTCAAGGCCGGTTTCACCGTTCATCTTGAAGACCACCGTTCCCTGGTAGGAAATAATTTCCACCTGGTTCCATTCTCCGGCAGGTTTGGCAGGAACTTTTGTCGGGATCAGGTCATAGAGCGACCCGGCTTTTCTGTTGCCGTCTTTCCCCAGCATGGCATCGGGATGTTTGGCATCGTCGAGAATCTGATCTTCGGGAGCCGACTTCCAGATGGGTTCGCCGGGCAGTTCTTCGGCCAGAATGAAGATTCCGCTGTTACCGCCGGGGGAGATTTTCCATTCCAGTTTCAGATCAAAATCCTTGAACCGTTTGTCGTAAATAATGTCTCCGCCTTTGCCACCGGCTTCACCCTGTCCGGATCCGATGCAGCGAAGAGTTCCGTCTTCTACAACCCATCCTGAATCGGGGAAGGTGGGTTTGCCATAGCCACGCCAGCCGTTGGTTGTTTTTCCGTCAAACATAAGAATCCATCCATCGGCTTTTTCCTGGGCGGTAAGATAGTTCAGTGTGGTGTCAACGGCAGCCTCTGTGCTTTTTCCGGCACCAGACTGCTTGCATGATGAGAGCGACATGGCCATCACCAGGCTTACAACGCTAATAAAACCAACTATTTTTTTCATTGCATCAATTATTTTTAGGATTAAACATCAGCAGGCATTGGAGGAAGTGTCCAGGGAGCACGGTAGTTATGCTTGATGTACGATTCGGCAGCTTCCCTGGCATTTATGGTAGCCGT
Above is a window of Bacteroidales bacterium DNA encoding:
- a CDS encoding sugar phosphate isomerase/epimerase; amino-acid sequence: MNTNRRKFMKDVLLTSAGLAFLPSVLQATGSRQNLFFRISLAEWSLHKALFGKKMDHLDFPVMAKQKFGIEGVEYVSTFFKSTDEAYLNELLKRTRDNGVTNVLIMIDGQGNLGDQDPAKRKKAVENHHRWVDAAKYLGCHSIRVNAYGTGSEDEVASAVVESLSSLTEYGASQQIGIIVENHGGYSSNGKWLAGIMQRVNNPWCGTLPDLGNFCLEFKMGKCTKEYDRYQGVQEMMPYAKGVSAKTNDFTPEGEEVTIDYRRMLQIVKDAGYRNWIGIEYEGPRLSEEEGIIATKKLLEKYGSLLS
- a CDS encoding DUF1080 domain-containing protein; this encodes MAMSLSSCKQSGAGKSTEAAVDTTLNYLTAQEKADGWILMFDGKTTNGWRGYGKPTFPDSGWVVEDGTLRCIGSGQGEAGGKGGDIIYDKRFKDFDLKLEWKISPGGNSGIFILAEELPGEPIWKSAPEDQILDDAKHPDAMLGKDGNRKAGSLYDLIPTKVPAKPAGEWNQVEIISYQGTVVFKMNGETGLEFHLGTPDWEKMIKESKFKDFPEFGKIREGYIGLQDHGNDVWFRNIKIKPL